One window of the Cryptomeria japonica chromosome 7, Sugi_1.0, whole genome shotgun sequence genome contains the following:
- the LOC131047177 gene encoding disease resistance protein Roq1-like isoform X2: MASSSSPPENYNFSRVFSSCSHKLGENPPAFSGIEPQIQRTKVSESTRLYDVFINHRGPDVKETLALELYKSLKKLKIQAFLDSKEKVLGDSFPSTIQTAIHSAAVHIAIFSKGYAESAWCLAELVLMLQSRAKIIPVFYRVKPSDLRYIEKGVYGKAFAEYENKKRYMEKLEEWKQALQSISFIAGEEFNSDCEKIVSAVQKEVERMRRLHVAKYPVGLPKLVQDFEKQCNEKLLKDFESQCGMNKQEGMPKIVGIFGMGGVGKTTLSKELFNRKHSDYSRSCFLFDVREAHVKKDLPSLQMKLLRELFDENDHPSFPSVDDGISCLSNRFARSRNRSFLIVVDDIDHHEQLEALVVSDELDNSGNSLVIVTTRDVGVLINAGITVGYNLKGMDADDAKELFCWHAFSRCYPFSGYEKLVEHFVDLCGGLPLSLQVLGRHVHGEDKKFWELELGKVKKTLPQDIHKKLKISTDTLDNEEKQIFMDVACFFIGELKKDAIRVWEGSGWNAQHALRRLKNKCLVEEINGPKFMSKVMYPFEDTREELFVLRMHDHLRDLGREMADQLNHPRRLWRTVYCKPLVCFSFRFLLPTVIFEIFKILLQYESKLFL, translated from the exons ATGGCATCTTCTTCCTCGCCTCCCGAAAATtataatttctctagggtattttctTCCTGTTCCCACAAACTAGGTGAGAATCCTCCAGCTTTCTCTGGGATCGAACCACAAATCCAGAGGACGAAGGTTTCTGAATCTACAAGATTATATGATGTCTTCATCAACCACAGAGGCCCTGATGTGAAAGAAACTCTCGCTCTAGAGCTTTACAAATCTCTTAAGAAGTTGAAAATACAGGCTTTTCTTGATTCGAAAGAGAAAGTACTTGGAGATTCATTTCCATCAACCATTCAGACAGCCATCCACTCTGCTGCAGTTCACATAGCTATCTTCTCCAAAGGATATGCAGAGTCGGCATGGTGTTTGGCGGAGCTGGTTCTTATGTTGCAGAGTAGAGCTAAGATTATTCCAGTGTTTTATAGAGTGAAGCCTTCAGATCTTCGTTACATAGAAAAGGGAGTGTATGGCAAAGCATTCGCTGAATATGAAAATAAGAAAAGGTACATGGAAAAACTTGAGGAGTGGAAGCAAGCCCTCCAATCTATTTCCTTTATTGCTGGCGAAGAGTTCAATAG TGACTGTGAGAAGATAGTGTCAGCAGTGCAAAAGGAAGTAGAAAGGATGAGACGTTTACATGTTGCCAAATATCCGGTTGGACTTCCTAAGCTTGTGCAAGATTTTGAAAAGCAGTGCAATGAAAAGCTTCTAAAAGATTTTGAAAGTCAGTGCGGGATGAACAAACAAGAAGGGATGcctaagattgttggcatttttggcaTGGGTGGGGTGGGCAAAACAACTCTGTCCAAAGAATTGTTCAACAGAAAACATTCAGATTATAGTCGTTCATGTTTTCTCTTTGATGTTCGGGAAGCCCATGTGAAGAAGGATCTTCCTTCCTTACAAATGAAGCTCCTCAGAGAACTCTTTGATGAAAATGATCATCCAAGTTTTCCAAGCGTAGATGATGGCATAAGCTGTCTCAGCAATCGTTTCGCAAGGAGCCGCAATCGGAGCTTCCTAATTGTTGTGGATGATATTGACCACCATGAACAATTAGAAGCCCTAGTGGTCAGTGATGAGCTAGATAATTCTGGCAATAGTCTTGTAATTGTTACAACTCGTGATGTAGGAGTTCTCATAAACGCAGGAATTACAGTCGGCTATAATTTGAAAGGAATGGATGCAGATGACGCGAAAGAGCTGTTTTGTTGGCATGCTTTTAGCCGATGTTATCCATTTAGTGGATACGAGAAGCTGGTTGAGCACTTCGTAGACTTGTGTGGCGGCTTGCCACTGTCTCTTCAAGTTCTAGGCAGGCATGTTCATGGCGAAGATAAGAAGTTTTGGGAGTTAGAATTGGGAAAAGTTAAAAAGACGCTGCCTCAGGACATACACAAGAAACTAAAAATAAGCACTGACACGTTGGACAATGAAGAAAAACAAATTTTCATGGATGTGGCATGTTTTTTCATAGGAGAATTGAAGAAAGACGCCATCAGAGTGTGGGAAGGATCAGGGTGGAACGCTCAACATGCACTGCGAAGGCTAAAAAATAAATGTCTGGTTGAAGAAATAAATGGTCCTAAATTCATGTCAAAAGTAATGTATCCCTTCGAAGATACCAGAGAAGAATTATTTGTATTAAGAATGCATGACCATTTGCGGGACTTGGGACGAGAAATGGCAGATCAACTGAATCATCCTCGTCGCCTGTGGCGTACTGTATATTGTAAACCTTTGGTATGCTTTTCCTTTAGATTTCTGCTTCCTACTGTGATATTCGAAATCTTTAAGATTCTACTACAATACGAATCTAAATTGTTCCTGTGA
- the LOC131047177 gene encoding disease resistance protein Roq1-like isoform X1: MASSSSPPENYNFSRVFSSCSHKLGENPPAFSGIEPQIQRTKVSESTRLYDVFINHRGPDVKETLALELYKSLKKLKIQAFLDSKEKVLGDSFPSTIQTAIHSAAVHIAIFSKGYAESAWCLAELVLMLQSRAKIIPVFYRVKPSDLRYIEKGVYGKAFAEYENKKRYMEKLEEWKQALQSISFIAGEEFNSFSDCEKIVSAVQKEVERMRRLHVAKYPVGLPKLVQDFEKQCNEKLLKDFESQCGMNKQEGMPKIVGIFGMGGVGKTTLSKELFNRKHSDYSRSCFLFDVREAHVKKDLPSLQMKLLRELFDENDHPSFPSVDDGISCLSNRFARSRNRSFLIVVDDIDHHEQLEALVVSDELDNSGNSLVIVTTRDVGVLINAGITVGYNLKGMDADDAKELFCWHAFSRCYPFSGYEKLVEHFVDLCGGLPLSLQVLGRHVHGEDKKFWELELGKVKKTLPQDIHKKLKISTDTLDNEEKQIFMDVACFFIGELKKDAIRVWEGSGWNAQHALRRLKNKCLVEEINGPKFMSKVMYPFEDTREELFVLRMHDHLRDLGREMADQLNHPRRLWRTVYCKPLVCFSFRFLLPTVIFEIFKILLQYESKLFL; encoded by the exons ATGGCATCTTCTTCCTCGCCTCCCGAAAATtataatttctctagggtattttctTCCTGTTCCCACAAACTAGGTGAGAATCCTCCAGCTTTCTCTGGGATCGAACCACAAATCCAGAGGACGAAGGTTTCTGAATCTACAAGATTATATGATGTCTTCATCAACCACAGAGGCCCTGATGTGAAAGAAACTCTCGCTCTAGAGCTTTACAAATCTCTTAAGAAGTTGAAAATACAGGCTTTTCTTGATTCGAAAGAGAAAGTACTTGGAGATTCATTTCCATCAACCATTCAGACAGCCATCCACTCTGCTGCAGTTCACATAGCTATCTTCTCCAAAGGATATGCAGAGTCGGCATGGTGTTTGGCGGAGCTGGTTCTTATGTTGCAGAGTAGAGCTAAGATTATTCCAGTGTTTTATAGAGTGAAGCCTTCAGATCTTCGTTACATAGAAAAGGGAGTGTATGGCAAAGCATTCGCTGAATATGAAAATAAGAAAAGGTACATGGAAAAACTTGAGGAGTGGAAGCAAGCCCTCCAATCTATTTCCTTTATTGCTGGCGAAGAGTTCAATAG TTTCAGTGACTGTGAGAAGATAGTGTCAGCAGTGCAAAAGGAAGTAGAAAGGATGAGACGTTTACATGTTGCCAAATATCCGGTTGGACTTCCTAAGCTTGTGCAAGATTTTGAAAAGCAGTGCAATGAAAAGCTTCTAAAAGATTTTGAAAGTCAGTGCGGGATGAACAAACAAGAAGGGATGcctaagattgttggcatttttggcaTGGGTGGGGTGGGCAAAACAACTCTGTCCAAAGAATTGTTCAACAGAAAACATTCAGATTATAGTCGTTCATGTTTTCTCTTTGATGTTCGGGAAGCCCATGTGAAGAAGGATCTTCCTTCCTTACAAATGAAGCTCCTCAGAGAACTCTTTGATGAAAATGATCATCCAAGTTTTCCAAGCGTAGATGATGGCATAAGCTGTCTCAGCAATCGTTTCGCAAGGAGCCGCAATCGGAGCTTCCTAATTGTTGTGGATGATATTGACCACCATGAACAATTAGAAGCCCTAGTGGTCAGTGATGAGCTAGATAATTCTGGCAATAGTCTTGTAATTGTTACAACTCGTGATGTAGGAGTTCTCATAAACGCAGGAATTACAGTCGGCTATAATTTGAAAGGAATGGATGCAGATGACGCGAAAGAGCTGTTTTGTTGGCATGCTTTTAGCCGATGTTATCCATTTAGTGGATACGAGAAGCTGGTTGAGCACTTCGTAGACTTGTGTGGCGGCTTGCCACTGTCTCTTCAAGTTCTAGGCAGGCATGTTCATGGCGAAGATAAGAAGTTTTGGGAGTTAGAATTGGGAAAAGTTAAAAAGACGCTGCCTCAGGACATACACAAGAAACTAAAAATAAGCACTGACACGTTGGACAATGAAGAAAAACAAATTTTCATGGATGTGGCATGTTTTTTCATAGGAGAATTGAAGAAAGACGCCATCAGAGTGTGGGAAGGATCAGGGTGGAACGCTCAACATGCACTGCGAAGGCTAAAAAATAAATGTCTGGTTGAAGAAATAAATGGTCCTAAATTCATGTCAAAAGTAATGTATCCCTTCGAAGATACCAGAGAAGAATTATTTGTATTAAGAATGCATGACCATTTGCGGGACTTGGGACGAGAAATGGCAGATCAACTGAATCATCCTCGTCGCCTGTGGCGTACTGTATATTGTAAACCTTTGGTATGCTTTTCCTTTAGATTTCTGCTTCCTACTGTGATATTCGAAATCTTTAAGATTCTACTACAATACGAATCTAAATTGTTCCTGTGA
- the LOC131047182 gene encoding uncharacterized protein LOC131047182, translating into MAETLAALVWLEVNFYDHIVTNIPPWIRLQNLQTLSIKGGGLKSLWQNNSQVPFQLKELRIYNQTELKELNLGFLRCLEEITIHGCENLKHVFGISDLRKLVELNIAICSELEEINFVRPICLEKIRIGNCRRLITLGGMSNLRKLVEFSIDLCKLEEINLAQLSCVERINIFSCGHLKSVIGISDLAKLEKLDISSCEKIEELNLVRLGCLEFCIISNLPRLKRIELKGCQNLISVDGIFWKLVKLNIYDCPKLEKIPGIVKLHSLERMQLLYCSNETIRNCILNMEKLPSEFIKVIGRAVDGAASTVNANLFSDFINANSVVEIGIDNTCNHLGRYMVSAIIFCAVIVVKTSTAANMINEVICEYDINPWLKFEVRQRRMDDYFSNYQGR; encoded by the exons ATGGCTGAAACTTTAGCCGCTTTAGTATGGCTTGAGGTTAATTTTTATGACCATATAGTCAcaaacattcctccatggattcgTCTTCAAAATTTACAAACCTTAAGCATCAAAGGTGGAGGTCTGAAAAGTTTGTGGCAGAATAATTCGCAG gTGCCCTTCCAGTTAAAAGAGCTGCGGATCTACAACCAGACGGAGCTGAAGGAGTTAAATTTGGGGTTTCTGCGCTGCCTGGAGGAAATTACAATTCATGGTTGTGAGAATCTGAAACATGTATTTGGAATATCTGATCTTAGGAAGCTGGTAGAATTGAACATTGCCATTTGTTCGGAGCTAGAGGAGATTAATTTTGTTCGACCTATCTGCCTAGAAAAAATTAGAATTGGTAATTGTCGACGTCTAATAACTTTAGGAGGAATGTCTAATCTTAGGAAGCTAGTAGAATTTAGCATTGATCTATGTAAGCTAGAGGAGATAAATTTGGCTCAACTCAGTTGCGTAGAAAGAATTAATATATTTAGTTGTGGGCATCTGAAAAGTGTGATAGGAATTTCTGATCTTGCAAAGCTAGAAAAATTGGATATTAGTAGCTGTGAAAAGATTGAGGAGTTAAACCTTGTTCGACTCGGCTGTCTGGAATTTTGTATAATTTCAAATCTTCCCAGGCTGAAGAGGATTGAATTGAAAGGTTGCCAAAATTTGATTAGTGTAGACGGAATATTTTGGAAACTTGTAAAATTAAACATTTATGACTGTCCGAAGCTCGAGAAAATACCAGGTATAGTAAAACTGCATTCATTGGAAAGAATGCAGCTCTTATATTGCAGCAACGAAACAATTCGGAATTGTATTCTCAATATGGAG AAGCTGCCGTCAGAGTTTATTAAAGTAATTGGTAGAGCAGTAGATGGAGCGGCGTCAACTGTCAACGCAAACCTCTTCAGCGACTTTATTAACGCCAATTCAGTCGTCGAAATCGGCATCGATAACACTTGTAATCATCTGGGCAGATACATGGTGAGTGCAATCATCTTCTGCGCTGTTATTGTGGTGAAGACTTCTACGGCAGCAAACATGATAAATGAGGTCATCTGTGAATATGATATTAATCCATGGTTGAAATTTGAGGTGCGGCAAAGGcgaatggatgattacttcagtaattaccaaggaagatga